A stretch of Lysinibacillus agricola DNA encodes these proteins:
- a CDS encoding UDP-N-acetylmuramoyl-tripeptide--D-alanyl-D-alanine ligase: MKPLTVQNLTVITAGHLVQGSEEVLIQHGAYRLKQVKRPNTVLFMSKRIVNWKDLEPFYPIVLVTDRLYSQYEIPEQIIIIKVNNIDEAYWKFVNYYRNQFDIPIVAITGTSGKSTTKEMIKHILSADKNVASTPLSSNSRTASLQYLMNIDDDTDAAVFETAVGSPGDIKLAGEYFKPTIGIITNIGEHHLNYCKTLEGYIQAKGEMLDIISPTGVLILNAEDINTSKIDLSRFKGRIIKVGKHESCDFRASNIRYHENGMLFNVHHKKKLYEIFVPGFGEHQVYNALAAIAAIYEMDLPISLAAERLPSFKKLNKQLQVFKGINNSILIDDTWNITTTSLEAGLKVLNALGEGKKTIAVIGTITDLGSWGYIIHEQAGELISEIGVDVLITIGEHASIMALHAIEAGLTSPVYIFKNSTRVYKLLDEIVDENTILFIKGDMYSKEVSKLADDLKIKKSSTSE, translated from the coding sequence ATGAAGCCTCTTACGGTGCAGAATTTAACAGTCATTACTGCAGGCCATTTAGTGCAAGGGTCGGAGGAAGTGTTAATTCAACATGGAGCTTATCGACTAAAGCAAGTGAAAAGACCAAATACCGTACTTTTTATGAGTAAGCGTATTGTCAACTGGAAAGACTTAGAGCCATTTTATCCTATAGTTCTTGTAACCGATAGACTATACAGTCAATATGAAATACCTGAGCAAATCATCATCATTAAAGTAAATAATATAGATGAGGCATATTGGAAATTTGTAAATTATTATCGCAATCAATTTGATATCCCTATCGTAGCCATTACTGGTACTTCTGGTAAATCGACGACGAAGGAAATGATCAAACATATACTTTCTGCAGACAAAAATGTAGCATCCACGCCACTTAGTAGTAACTCTAGAACTGCTTCTTTGCAATATTTAATGAATATTGATGATGATACCGACGCGGCCGTTTTTGAAACTGCTGTTGGTTCACCAGGAGACATCAAACTTGCGGGGGAATATTTTAAGCCGACTATTGGGATTATTACAAATATAGGGGAACATCATTTAAATTATTGTAAAACTTTAGAGGGGTATATCCAAGCAAAGGGTGAAATGTTGGACATTATTAGTCCCACAGGCGTGTTAATCCTTAATGCTGAGGATATTAACACAAGTAAAATAGATTTATCGAGGTTTAAAGGACGTATCATTAAAGTAGGTAAGCATGAATCTTGTGATTTTCGAGCAAGTAATATTCGCTATCATGAAAATGGTATGCTGTTCAACGTCCATCACAAGAAGAAACTCTATGAAATCTTTGTACCAGGTTTTGGCGAGCACCAAGTATATAATGCCCTTGCTGCGATTGCAGCTATTTATGAAATGGATTTGCCGATTTCATTGGCAGCTGAACGACTACCATCATTCAAAAAATTGAATAAGCAGCTTCAAGTATTTAAGGGCATCAATAATTCCATATTAATAGATGATACATGGAATATTACGACCACTTCTTTGGAGGCAGGATTAAAGGTTTTGAATGCGCTCGGAGAAGGCAAGAAAACGATTGCCGTTATTGGGACGATTACAGATTTAGGGTCTTGGGGATATATTATTCACGAGCAAGCGGGAGAATTAATCAGTGAAATTGGGGTCGATGTACTCATTACGATAGGGGAACATGCAAGCATTATGGCGCTTCATGCCATTGAGGCAGGACTTACTTCACCTGTTTATATTTTTAAAAATAGTACGCGCGTCTATAAATTGTTAGATGAGATTGTAGATGAAAACACTATTCTTTTCATTAAAGGAGATATGTACAGTAAGGAAGTTTCGAAGTTGGCAGATGATTTAAAAATAAAAAAATCATCTACTTCTGAATAG
- a CDS encoding ATP-grasp domain-containing protein yields MKTIIFIGTNKSGSSREATKAAEKLGYFTVLFTNNEKQIQQRKAYPDIHKMVLIDTSNIEDMKDEIYNLIKFGLEIKSIVSFVDPFVHIASILCDEFCDNYTSSTAIEMMEDKEKTRNFLKNQPYSPKFFLLKPNEPVSNNFEFPLIVKSPKSTGSKDVLLANDSSELNKHLSYLRSKNPRETLMIEEYIEGPQYLVEALVYKRQANVIGIIEQEITQGKRFIITGYGVLVKAPKEIQSGLEEVLQSIVKAFNIENAALHLELRLTKNGWKLIEINPRISGGAMNTMLHAAFGFNLVEETLKLFLGERPDINPKKLKFVYTKYIIVESKGILEKVLGRNRATNSPGVVDVYVKPKRGTLLTPPLSMGHRYAYVIAEGATLAEAKNKAINAAKEIKFILKVS; encoded by the coding sequence CTGAAAACGATTATATTTATCGGCACTAACAAATCTGGGTCAAGTCGCGAAGCAACAAAAGCAGCAGAAAAATTAGGTTATTTTACTGTACTTTTTACTAACAACGAAAAGCAAATACAGCAGAGAAAAGCCTACCCAGATATTCATAAAATGGTTCTTATTGATACTTCGAATATAGAAGACATGAAAGATGAGATTTATAATCTAATTAAATTCGGATTAGAAATAAAATCTATTGTTAGCTTTGTCGATCCTTTTGTCCATATTGCCTCAATTTTATGTGATGAATTTTGTGATAACTATACATCTTCAACAGCTATTGAAATGATGGAGGATAAAGAGAAAACTAGAAATTTTTTAAAGAATCAGCCTTACTCGCCTAAGTTTTTTCTTCTCAAGCCAAATGAGCCAGTCTCTAATAATTTCGAATTCCCACTTATTGTAAAATCTCCAAAATCAACAGGCTCTAAAGATGTTTTGTTAGCAAACGACTCAAGTGAACTGAACAAACACCTGAGCTATCTACGAAGCAAAAATCCTCGTGAAACACTTATGATTGAAGAATATATCGAAGGTCCGCAATATTTAGTAGAAGCACTTGTCTATAAACGACAAGCTAATGTCATCGGTATTATTGAACAAGAAATTACTCAAGGTAAACGTTTTATCATTACTGGATACGGTGTTCTCGTTAAAGCTCCAAAAGAAATTCAAAGTGGTCTTGAGGAAGTTCTCCAATCTATTGTAAAAGCGTTTAACATCGAAAATGCTGCTTTGCATTTAGAGCTTCGTTTAACAAAGAACGGCTGGAAACTTATCGAGATTAATCCGCGAATCTCAGGAGGAGCAATGAATACTATGCTTCACGCTGCTTTTGGATTTAATTTAGTGGAAGAAACACTTAAACTATTTTTAGGTGAACGCCCCGATATCAATCCAAAGAAACTAAAGTTTGTCTATACTAAATACATCATCGTTGAAAGTAAAGGTATTCTAGAAAAAGTTCTTGGAAGAAATAGAGCAACGAATTCACCAGGTGTTGTGGATGTATATGTGAAACCAAAAAGAGGGACATTGCTGACCCCTCCTTTATCGATGGGACATCGTTATGCTTATGTAATTGCGGAAGGCGCTACATTAGCTGAAGCTAAAAATAAAGCCATTAACGCCGCAAAAGAAATAAAATTCATTCTCAAAGTATCTTAG
- a CDS encoding UDP-N-acetylmuramoyl-tripeptide--D-alanyl-D-alanine ligase codes for MQHIRVSDIRKLLHGELISGSELWSVKHAIYYNRHELTQNHTLMFVSKSDTINWQEIDRKGPSLVISDKSSEELKKSLKNTTVIRVKSIVQAYWKFIEYYRNLFQIPVVALTGTCGKTTTKEMIKHIASKEWNVQASVSSKNEPRQSLPYLTGIDQKTKAAIFELGLGNIGNIKHQCMIYQPTIGIITNIGVHHLDGCINLDGYIKAKAEILEGIKKDGTLIINGDDENTKKIPLHKFKGKIITFGVHENSDYQATNIQFAKGGMKFVLKVSNVQYNVFVPGYGEHQVYNALAAIAAVKEMGLSIAVAISQLKTFKAMARHLEISTGIGESTIVDDTWTNNPTSVEAALKVLDTIGKGKKVIVILGDIKRLGSFEEKYHREIGTLVAERNVDTLITIGKRAENIANQALKEGTKADVHIFQDVIGVLDVLKPKLDSETIVLIKGPMSSKSMIDFANQLKNK; via the coding sequence TTGCAACATATAAGAGTTAGCGATATAAGAAAATTATTGCATGGAGAATTAATAAGCGGTTCTGAACTCTGGTCTGTAAAGCATGCAATTTATTATAACCGACATGAACTGACACAAAATCATACACTTATGTTTGTTAGTAAAAGTGATACAATCAACTGGCAAGAGATAGATCGAAAAGGCCCATCTCTAGTCATTTCGGATAAATCATCAGAAGAATTGAAAAAATCGCTGAAGAATACCACCGTTATTCGCGTTAAGAGTATTGTGCAGGCCTATTGGAAATTCATTGAATATTACAGAAATCTATTTCAAATACCAGTCGTTGCTTTGACCGGAACATGTGGTAAAACGACAACAAAAGAGATGATTAAACACATAGCTAGTAAGGAATGGAATGTTCAAGCATCTGTAAGCAGTAAAAATGAGCCACGGCAATCCCTACCGTATTTGACTGGGATCGATCAGAAAACAAAAGCAGCTATCTTTGAATTAGGTTTGGGGAATATAGGGAATATTAAACACCAATGTATGATCTATCAGCCGACGATTGGTATTATTACGAATATCGGTGTCCATCATTTAGACGGATGTATAAACCTTGATGGTTATATAAAAGCAAAGGCAGAAATTTTAGAAGGAATAAAAAAAGATGGCACGTTAATCATTAATGGTGATGATGAAAACACTAAAAAGATCCCCTTGCATAAATTTAAAGGGAAGATCATTACCTTTGGCGTTCACGAAAATTCAGATTATCAAGCTACGAATATCCAATTCGCAAAAGGTGGCATGAAATTTGTACTAAAAGTGTCAAATGTCCAGTACAATGTATTTGTTCCAGGATACGGAGAGCACCAAGTATATAATGCATTAGCGGCTATAGCTGCGGTAAAGGAAATGGGACTTTCCATTGCTGTCGCTATTTCGCAATTAAAAACGTTCAAAGCGATGGCACGGCACTTAGAGATTTCTACAGGCATCGGTGAAAGTACGATAGTAGATGATACATGGACAAATAACCCGACTTCTGTTGAAGCAGCACTAAAGGTTTTAGATACGATTGGAAAAGGGAAAAAAGTAATTGTTATTTTAGGTGACATTAAGCGATTAGGTAGTTTCGAAGAAAAATATCATCGAGAGATTGGCACATTGGTCGCGGAAAGAAATGTTGATACGCTTATTACTATTGGTAAAAGAGCAGAAAATATAGCGAATCAAGCGTTGAAAGAAGGTACGAAGGCAGACGTTCATATTTTTCAAGACGTTATAGGCGTTTTAGATGTACTAAAGCCTAAGCTTGATAGTGAAACCATTGTACTTATTAAAGGTCCGATGTCTAGCAAATCTATGATTGATTTTGCAAATCAGTTAAAAAATAAATAA
- a CDS encoding DUF5367 family protein, whose amino-acid sequence MVAICIALPGMLIDAIVLLFFDNIFLNLSADLDRFFASWLLRAYSLIFITSFVKASFVKKKTIHSSI is encoded by the coding sequence CTGGTCGCAATCTGCATTGCATTACCCGGAATGCTTATCGATGCAATCGTATTATTATTTTTTGACAACATTTTCCTGAATTTATCGGCTGATTTAGACCGTTTTTTTGCCTCATGGCTGTTAAGGGCTTACTCCTTAATATTCATTACTAGTTTTGTTAAGGCTTCATTCGTGAAGAAAAAAACTATTCATTCGTCAATTTGA
- a CDS encoding C40 family peptidase, translating to MNKRFLTTTLALTIGFSTVGMVQPTIHPIEVEAATTNALNNAQAVNAKADQLIQTGKSLIGKATYSNTTYKATYPYKFSCASFIMYIFEKNGVDLATYNEDYMIQQGTPVNRNQLQKGDLLFFKSKKTGTDPDHVGMYIGNNKMIHMADTKQNIVISDLNGKPYYTDNYVGARRVLPTLLSANPATKGDKIVENAFNYKNKVTMSSTNNEASLRFTAPGYVDFIYRKSGIKLGTTNLKEQMNVGTTVSRANLKKGDLVFFNSVKGSKNPSLVAIYAGDHRLIIPSSSGITTRVLMVDYYKEHYITAKRVF from the coding sequence ATGAATAAACGATTTTTAACAACAACATTAGCATTGACGATAGGTTTTAGCACAGTGGGGATGGTACAACCAACTATTCACCCTATAGAAGTAGAGGCAGCAACAACAAATGCCCTGAATAACGCACAAGCAGTTAATGCGAAAGCAGATCAACTAATTCAAACTGGGAAAAGCTTAATTGGTAAGGCGACATACAGCAATACAACATACAAGGCTACATATCCTTATAAATTTTCTTGTGCATCATTTATAATGTATATTTTCGAGAAAAATGGTGTCGACCTTGCGACTTATAATGAAGATTATATGATACAACAAGGAACACCCGTTAACAGAAATCAATTACAAAAAGGTGATTTACTTTTCTTTAAGAGTAAAAAAACAGGAACAGATCCTGATCATGTGGGCATGTATATTGGCAACAACAAAATGATTCACATGGCTGATACGAAGCAAAATATCGTTATTTCGGATCTAAACGGTAAACCATATTATACAGATAATTATGTAGGTGCCCGTAGAGTATTACCTACATTACTTTCAGCTAATCCTGCAACAAAAGGCGATAAAATTGTTGAAAACGCCTTTAATTATAAAAATAAAGTAACTATGAGCTCTACAAATAATGAAGCAAGTCTTCGCTTTACAGCGCCAGGATATGTAGACTTTATCTATCGTAAGAGTGGAATTAAACTTGGTACAACCAATTTAAAGGAACAAATGAATGTTGGCACAACGGTTTCACGTGCCAATTTAAAAAAGGGTGATTTAGTGTTCTTCAATAGTGTTAAAGGCTCTAAAAACCCTTCACTAGTAGCTATTTATGCAGGAGATCATCGTCTTATCATTCCAAGCTCTAGTGGTATTACTACAAGAGTACTAATGGTTGACTATTATAAAGAGCATTATATTACAGCAAAACGTGTTTTTTAA
- a CDS encoding VOC family protein, whose product MVIGLHHVQITIPKGEEEKGKQFYCQVLGLKEVEKPDSLKGRGGFWLQIGNKEVHVGTEDGFDRLTTKAHIAYQVENIEQWKKALAEHHIEIFDAVPIPHFERFEFRDPFGNRVEMIQEI is encoded by the coding sequence ATGGTTATAGGCTTACATCACGTTCAAATAACAATTCCAAAAGGTGAAGAAGAAAAAGGGAAACAATTTTACTGTCAAGTATTAGGACTAAAAGAAGTTGAAAAGCCAGATTCACTTAAAGGACGAGGTGGATTTTGGTTACAAATCGGCAATAAAGAGGTACATGTAGGGACAGAAGATGGCTTTGATAGATTAACGACAAAGGCTCATATTGCCTACCAAGTTGAAAATATAGAACAGTGGAAAAAGGCATTAGCCGAACATCATATAGAAATTTTCGACGCAGTTCCTATTCCTCATTTTGAACGCTTTGAATTTAGAGATCCGTTCGGTAATAGAGTGGAGATGATTCAGGAAATTTAA